Proteins encoded together in one Salarchaeum sp. JOR-1 window:
- a CDS encoding tautomerase — protein MPLLAVDADFEIADADADALANRLTALYSDHMATGTGHVAVVVRDDQHLSLGRATDGPLFFLQADVREGRSFERRRAFALAAMDEARDRFGVPEPNLKVAFTEHAGDDLMGYDRVGGAWSPEEEG, from the coding sequence ATGCCGCTACTCGCCGTCGACGCCGACTTCGAGATAGCCGACGCGGACGCCGACGCGCTCGCGAACCGGCTCACCGCGCTCTACAGCGACCACATGGCCACCGGCACGGGCCACGTCGCCGTCGTCGTGCGCGACGACCAACACCTCTCGCTCGGCCGCGCCACCGACGGCCCCCTGTTCTTCCTGCAAGCGGACGTCCGAGAGGGCCGGTCGTTCGAGCGCCGACGCGCGTTCGCGCTCGCCGCGATGGACGAGGCCCGCGACCGCTTCGGCGTCCCCGAACCCAATCTGAAGGTCGCGTTCACCGAACACGCCGGCGACGACCTGATGGGGTACGACCGCGTCGGCGGCGCGTGGTCGCCCGAAGAGGAGGGATGA
- a CDS encoding O-methyltransferase: MSDVLTDAAADAVRAGNAEPGAVLAEMTEYGRDEHFPIVGPDAGRFLRLLARLTGARRVFEFGSGFGYSAAWFADALPADGELVLTDFDETNLEKAREFLERTGDAEKCAFEAGDAFETFDARDGPYDLVFVDCQKTRYADALDRAIPELRDGGLVVADNVLDGPVTPEEMRKAFHGRPPSDAAAGIAEYVENVRSAPFETAIVPLGEGLSVSRYSP; this comes from the coding sequence ATGAGTGATGTGCTCACCGACGCCGCCGCGGACGCCGTGCGCGCCGGCAACGCCGAGCCCGGCGCGGTGCTCGCGGAGATGACCGAGTACGGCCGCGACGAACACTTCCCCATCGTCGGCCCCGACGCCGGGCGCTTCCTCCGCCTGCTCGCCCGCCTCACGGGCGCGCGCCGCGTGTTCGAGTTCGGCTCCGGGTTCGGGTACTCCGCCGCGTGGTTCGCGGACGCCCTCCCCGCCGACGGCGAACTCGTCCTCACCGACTTCGACGAAACCAACCTCGAGAAAGCCCGCGAGTTCCTCGAACGCACCGGCGACGCCGAGAAGTGCGCGTTCGAGGCCGGAGACGCGTTCGAGACGTTCGACGCCCGGGACGGCCCCTACGACCTCGTGTTCGTCGATTGCCAGAAGACCCGGTACGCCGACGCGCTCGACCGCGCCATCCCGGAACTCCGCGACGGCGGCCTCGTCGTCGCCGACAACGTCCTCGACGGCCCCGTGACGCCCGAGGAGATGCGGAAAGCGTTCCACGGCCGGCCGCCCAGCGACGCCGCTGCCGGCATCGCAGAATACGTGGAGAACGTACGTAGTGCGCCGTTCGAGACCGCGATCGTCCCGCTCGGCGAAGGCCTCTCGGTCAGCCGGTACAGCCCTTAG
- a CDS encoding uracil-DNA glycosylase family protein: protein MENVTDRTSNPFGMNPPHETPVPGYGDANADFHVIGDHPGVHGGADTGVPFTGTESGRRLQRALAEVGLLADVGDKPEVENLYLSYLHMAVADGSPDEASYRDLEPFFDAELRAITAHVLIPVGERAIDHVLREYTARHAKHAPIDPDALHAEELLGAGFLVVPAKDPSEWTDADERAFVDALADVLERDYRRETDLGRFLTGPDPYRVR from the coding sequence GTGGAGAACGTCACCGACCGCACGAGCAATCCCTTCGGCATGAACCCGCCGCACGAGACGCCGGTTCCCGGGTACGGGGACGCGAACGCGGATTTCCACGTCATCGGCGACCACCCGGGCGTGCACGGGGGCGCGGACACCGGCGTGCCGTTCACGGGCACGGAGAGCGGGCGACGGCTCCAGCGCGCGCTCGCCGAGGTCGGCCTGCTCGCCGACGTGGGCGACAAGCCGGAGGTGGAGAACCTCTATCTCTCCTACCTCCACATGGCCGTCGCGGACGGCAGCCCCGACGAGGCGTCGTACCGCGACCTCGAACCGTTCTTCGACGCCGAGCTCCGCGCGATCACCGCGCACGTCCTGATTCCCGTGGGGGAGCGCGCCATCGACCACGTCCTGCGCGAGTACACCGCCCGGCACGCCAAGCACGCGCCGATCGACCCGGACGCCCTGCACGCCGAGGAACTGCTCGGCGCGGGCTTCCTCGTCGTCCCCGCGAAAGACCCCAGCGAGTGGACGGACGCGGACGAACGAGCGTTCGTGGACGCGCTCGCGGACGTGCTGGAGCGCGACTACCGCCGCGAGACCGACCTCGGACGGTTCCTCACCGGCCCCGACCCATACAGGGTGCGCTAG
- a CDS encoding winged helix-turn-helix transcriptional regulator, giving the protein MRGLDDIDREILSILSEDARTPYSDIADAVDRAPPTVSDRVDRLRDLGVIRRFTVDLDRSKLDAGTPVLVELAVAPNGVEDVREALRGADAVERVYVTAGDRVVAHAHVPGDVRDFLDRVLPTEDVRSRDVSLLSESESAPGVGDVSLALSCAECGNTVTAEGESRDLDGDTYYFCCSSCEERFAERYESFADATNA; this is encoded by the coding sequence ATGAGGGGGCTCGACGACATCGACCGCGAGATCCTCTCGATCCTCTCCGAGGACGCGCGCACGCCGTACAGCGACATCGCCGACGCGGTCGACCGCGCGCCCCCGACGGTCTCCGACCGCGTGGACCGCCTCCGCGACCTCGGCGTGATTCGACGGTTCACCGTCGACCTCGACCGGAGCAAACTCGACGCCGGCACGCCTGTCCTCGTCGAACTCGCGGTCGCGCCGAACGGCGTCGAGGACGTTCGGGAAGCGCTCCGCGGCGCGGACGCGGTGGAGCGCGTGTACGTCACCGCCGGCGACCGCGTGGTCGCGCACGCGCACGTCCCCGGCGACGTCCGCGACTTCCTCGACCGCGTGCTCCCCACGGAGGACGTGCGGTCGCGGGACGTGTCGCTGCTCTCCGAGTCCGAGAGCGCGCCCGGCGTCGGGGACGTGTCGCTCGCGCTCTCCTGCGCGGAGTGCGGGAACACGGTCACCGCGGAGGGCGAATCCCGCGACCTCGACGGCGACACCTACTACTTCTGCTGTTCGTCCTGCGAGGAGCGGTTCGCCGAGCGCTACGAGTCGTTTGCGGACGCCACAAACGCCTAA
- a CDS encoding Glu/Leu/Phe/Val dehydrogenase, whose translation MADSPLDNMLAQMDRAREYVDIPDNIYERLKSPERTQKVSLPVEHDDGHVEVYDGYRCQFDSSRGPYKGGIRYHPGVSMGEVEALAGWMTWKTALVDLPFGGAKGGIVCEPKELSDREIEQLTRRYTEGIRRMIGPEMDIPAPDINTDARTMAWIMDTYSVYQGYAVPNVVTGKPLEIGGTAGRVEATGRGVTIITEETFQYLDADLDGASIAIQGFGNVGSVAAQLLTERGANVVAVSDVTGGIYDPDGLDIGDVAAHVADGKTFSEYENAKRISNDDLLRLDVNALIPAAIEDVITTEVAEDLRADVVIEAANGPTTFDASSVLVERDIPVVPDILANAGGVIVSYLEWVQNTQQYSWDLQDVNDDLRDRMTMAFDEMVGVYDEKDIPDLRTAAYTIAMERVASAHEYRGLFP comes from the coding sequence ATGGCAGACAGTCCGCTCGACAACATGCTGGCGCAGATGGATCGCGCCCGCGAGTACGTTGACATCCCCGACAACATCTACGAACGCCTCAAGTCGCCGGAGCGCACGCAGAAAGTCAGTCTCCCCGTCGAGCACGACGACGGGCACGTCGAGGTGTACGACGGCTACCGCTGCCAGTTCGACAGCTCCCGCGGCCCCTACAAGGGCGGCATCCGCTACCACCCCGGCGTCTCCATGGGGGAAGTCGAGGCGCTCGCGGGCTGGATGACGTGGAAGACCGCGCTCGTCGACCTCCCGTTCGGCGGCGCGAAGGGCGGTATCGTCTGCGAACCCAAGGAGCTCTCCGACCGCGAAATCGAACAGCTCACCCGCCGCTACACCGAGGGCATCCGCCGCATGATCGGCCCCGAGATGGACATTCCCGCGCCCGACATCAACACGGACGCCCGGACGATGGCGTGGATCATGGACACGTACTCCGTCTACCAGGGGTACGCGGTGCCGAACGTCGTCACCGGCAAGCCGCTCGAAATCGGCGGAACCGCGGGCCGCGTCGAGGCGACCGGCCGCGGCGTCACCATCATCACCGAGGAGACGTTCCAGTACCTCGACGCCGACCTCGACGGCGCGAGTATCGCCATCCAGGGCTTCGGGAACGTCGGCAGCGTCGCCGCCCAACTCCTCACCGAGCGCGGCGCGAACGTCGTCGCCGTCAGCGACGTGACCGGCGGTATCTACGACCCGGACGGCCTCGACATCGGGGACGTGGCCGCGCACGTCGCGGACGGGAAGACGTTCTCCGAGTACGAGAACGCAAAGCGCATCTCGAACGACGACCTCCTCCGCCTCGACGTGAACGCCCTCATCCCCGCCGCCATCGAGGACGTCATCACCACCGAGGTCGCCGAGGACCTGCGCGCGGACGTGGTTATCGAGGCGGCGAACGGCCCGACGACGTTCGACGCGTCCAGCGTGCTCGTCGAGCGCGACATTCCCGTCGTCCCCGACATTCTCGCGAACGCGGGCGGCGTCATCGTCTCCTACCTGGAGTGGGTGCAGAACACCCAGCAGTACTCCTGGGATCTCCAGGACGTGAACGACGACCTCCGCGACCGCATGACGATGGCGTTCGACGAGATGGTCGGCGTCTACGACGAGAAGGACATCCCCGACCTCCGCACCGCCGCGTACACCATCGCGATGGAGCGCGTCGCGAGCGCGCACGAGTACCGCGGGCTGTTCCCGTGA
- a CDS encoding NAD(P)/FAD-dependent oxidoreductase — MQRVDVAVVGGGPAGSSAARAAAEHGADAVVFEKGVPRADRPELGPDSTDAAGFLDYWVDIAQLDVDAMPEGVYQQRLDKAEFIGPTETMELDRTGIESSYDAFGFTFHRARLDDWLRSRAEDAGAEYRVGTSVRNVDTDLSGTPSHTLTLADGSEVAADYVILADGPQRQVTMPVLDEYLPEDRAASEVLSPRTVNHIAYQEYRKIPEEVFEPHNIKFWWGWMPGETAYPWIFPNRDNVGRVGLTMPIGMDIGDFDKSKYRLLREDDERIPSGKEYIRRLLEEVYGDEYDIEADFPVIEEGYGKSKGTETYSISSTRPIDSPTEANIAVAGGAMGTTSAFHEGGDHVAMRTGALAGEYAAEEMLHEYNEAWKEAIGDELLRNVAIADVVTDYGPDDWDKTFDVAQRILEKSTGGSLISRKTARVGVHGLKLYRSYRKTKKTFANGGYVQLRQDEYTY; from the coding sequence ATGCAACGAGTGGACGTAGCGGTCGTCGGCGGCGGGCCGGCCGGGTCGTCGGCCGCCCGAGCGGCGGCGGAGCACGGCGCTGACGCCGTGGTGTTCGAGAAGGGCGTGCCGCGCGCTGACCGTCCCGAACTGGGGCCGGATTCGACGGACGCCGCGGGCTTCCTCGACTACTGGGTGGACATCGCGCAACTGGACGTCGACGCGATGCCCGAGGGCGTCTACCAGCAGCGCCTCGACAAGGCGGAGTTCATCGGGCCGACCGAGACGATGGAACTAGACCGAACCGGCATCGAGTCCTCCTACGACGCGTTCGGGTTCACGTTCCACCGCGCGCGCCTCGACGACTGGCTCCGCAGCCGCGCCGAGGACGCGGGCGCGGAGTACCGCGTCGGAACGAGCGTGCGGAACGTCGACACCGACCTCTCCGGGACGCCGTCGCACACGCTCACGCTCGCGGACGGGAGCGAGGTCGCGGCGGACTACGTGATTCTCGCGGACGGCCCGCAGCGACAGGTGACGATGCCCGTCCTCGATGAATACCTCCCCGAGGACCGCGCGGCCTCCGAGGTCTTGTCGCCGCGCACGGTGAACCACATCGCCTACCAGGAGTACCGGAAGATCCCCGAGGAGGTGTTCGAGCCGCACAACATCAAGTTCTGGTGGGGGTGGATGCCGGGCGAGACTGCCTACCCCTGGATCTTCCCGAACCGGGACAACGTCGGACGCGTCGGCCTGACGATGCCCATCGGGATGGACATCGGCGACTTCGACAAGTCGAAGTATCGGTTGCTCCGGGAGGACGACGAGCGCATCCCCTCGGGGAAGGAGTACATCCGCCGCCTCCTCGAAGAGGTGTACGGCGACGAGTACGACATCGAGGCGGACTTCCCCGTCATCGAGGAGGGATACGGGAAGTCGAAGGGGACGGAGACGTACTCGATTTCGAGCACGCGGCCCATCGACTCCCCGACGGAGGCGAACATCGCGGTGGCGGGCGGCGCGATGGGAACCACGTCGGCGTTCCACGAGGGCGGCGACCACGTCGCGATGCGGACGGGCGCGCTCGCCGGCGAGTACGCCGCCGAGGAGATGCTCCACGAGTACAACGAGGCGTGGAAGGAAGCCATCGGGGACGAACTCCTGCGGAACGTCGCCATCGCGGACGTAGTGACGGACTACGGTCCCGACGACTGGGACAAGACGTTCGACGTGGCCCAGCGCATCCTCGAAAAATCGACCGGCGGGTCGCTCATCAGTCGGAAGACCGCCCGCGTCGGCGTGCACGGCCTCAAGCTCTACCGGAGCTATCGGAAGACGAAGAAGACGTTCGCGAACGGCGGGTACGTCCAGCTCCGGCAGGACGAGTACACGTACTAG
- a CDS encoding glycerophosphodiester phosphodiesterase, translating into MLGRALGTVVERALDRLPRPAARGVRLVAHRGFASVNPENTTHAVTRTGGADAVEVDVRRAASGEVVVCHDATVDRVTDGTGRVAQLSARELDGLSVLDSGAGVPTLDALLDAVPDRVAVNVELKERGLGSDVDAAAERVENDVWVSAFDPVALRDAALPRALLFDRNPRENLAVADELDCVAVHPSVALCLGTRTVHRAHARGFAVNAWTVDSPGVAWALARRGVDGVIADRPNVVRQP; encoded by the coding sequence ATGCTGGGTCGCGCCCTCGGAACGGTCGTCGAGCGCGCGCTCGACAGGCTTCCGAGGCCAGCGGCGCGCGGCGTCCGCCTCGTCGCCCACAGAGGGTTCGCGAGCGTCAACCCCGAGAACACCACGCACGCCGTGACGCGAACCGGCGGCGCGGACGCGGTGGAGGTGGACGTGCGGCGCGCGGCGTCGGGCGAGGTCGTGGTGTGTCACGACGCGACCGTCGACCGCGTCACCGACGGCACGGGCCGCGTCGCACAGTTGAGCGCCCGCGAACTCGACGGGCTGTCCGTGCTCGACAGCGGCGCGGGCGTCCCGACGCTCGACGCGCTGCTCGACGCGGTGCCCGACCGCGTGGCCGTGAACGTCGAGCTGAAGGAGCGCGGCCTCGGGAGCGACGTGGACGCCGCCGCCGAGCGCGTCGAGAACGACGTGTGGGTGTCCGCGTTCGACCCGGTCGCGCTCCGAGACGCCGCCCTTCCCAGGGCGCTCCTCTTCGACCGCAACCCGCGGGAGAACCTCGCGGTCGCCGACGAACTCGACTGCGTCGCCGTCCACCCGAGCGTCGCGCTCTGCCTCGGCACGCGCACCGTCCACCGGGCGCACGCTCGCGGATTCGCCGTGAACGCGTGGACGGTCGACTCTCCCGGGGTCGCGTGGGCGCTCGCCCGCCGAGGCGTGGACGGCGTCATCGCCGACCGGCCG
- a CDS encoding heavy-metal-associated domain-containing protein, translating to MPTTLSVSDLTCDGCEEIVHDALADVSGVESVDISREENEAVVEGDADHDRLLRAVDYAGYEGDIQE from the coding sequence ATGCCGACGACTCTGTCAGTCAGCGACCTCACGTGTGACGGCTGCGAAGAGATCGTTCACGACGCGCTCGCCGACGTGAGCGGCGTCGAGTCCGTCGACATCAGCCGAGAGGAAAACGAGGCCGTCGTCGAGGGCGACGCCGACCACGACCGCCTCCTGCGCGCCGTGGACTACGCGGGCTACGAGGGCGACATCCAGGAGTAG
- a CDS encoding MBL fold metallo-hydrolase, with product MRHIRLGNTEFEGRNSVYLLAGDGPTTLVDTGVGTDGVYDQLAAALADAGYETSDLDRIALTHFHEDHAGLAGRLQRESGADVFVHEADAPLVAGDADARAAMTDRQRELLDEWGMPAEKQRELLDFLDTHDDIRGEPADVTPVSDGDTLALGPHEAEVVHLPGHAAGLAGYRVEREGRREAFVGDALLPKYTPNVGGADVRVERPLQTYLDSLDRIESLDLDRAWPGHRGPIFAPTLRARDIADHHAERTERVLSVLRERGKATPWEVSADLFGDLHAIHVLHGPGEAYAHLNHLAHEGVVERAGREYALTTDAETADSRLEL from the coding sequence ATGCGACACATCCGACTCGGGAACACCGAGTTCGAGGGCCGGAACAGCGTCTACCTCCTCGCTGGGGACGGCCCGACGACCCTCGTGGACACGGGCGTCGGCACGGACGGCGTGTACGACCAGCTCGCCGCCGCGCTCGCGGACGCGGGCTACGAGACGAGCGACCTCGACCGCATCGCCCTGACGCACTTCCACGAGGACCACGCGGGCCTCGCGGGCCGCCTCCAGCGTGAGAGCGGCGCGGACGTGTTCGTCCACGAGGCGGACGCGCCGCTCGTCGCCGGCGACGCGGACGCGCGGGCGGCGATGACCGACCGCCAGCGCGAACTCCTCGACGAGTGGGGGATGCCCGCGGAGAAGCAGCGCGAGCTCCTCGACTTCCTCGACACGCACGACGACATCCGCGGCGAACCCGCGGACGTGACGCCGGTGTCGGACGGCGACACGCTCGCGCTCGGCCCGCACGAGGCCGAGGTCGTCCACCTGCCCGGGCACGCCGCCGGCCTCGCGGGCTACCGCGTGGAGCGCGAGGGCCGCCGGGAGGCGTTCGTCGGTGACGCCCTCCTCCCGAAGTACACACCGAACGTCGGCGGCGCGGACGTGCGCGTCGAACGCCCGCTCCAGACGTACCTCGACAGCCTCGACCGCATCGAGTCCCTCGACCTCGACCGGGCGTGGCCCGGCCACCGCGGCCCCATCTTCGCGCCGACGCTGCGGGCGCGAGACATCGCCGACCACCACGCCGAACGCACCGAGCGCGTGCTCTCCGTGCTCCGCGAGCGCGGCAAGGCGACGCCCTGGGAGGTGAGCGCAGACCTGTTCGGCGACCTGCACGCCATCCACGTCCTCCACGGGCCGGGCGAGGCGTACGCCCACCTGAACCACCTCGCCCACGAGGGCGTCGTCGAGCGCGCCGGTCGCGAGTACGCGCTCACCACGGACGCGGAAACCGCCGACTCCCGGTTAGAATTATAA
- a CDS encoding M20 family metallo-hydrolase: MDVSLDRLRDDIEANAAFGATGDTGRTNLTGSDANRDARDHLVARMEDAGLDVRVDAVGNIAGRWVPASADADAPAVASGSHLDSVPNGGIFDGPLGVYGALEAVRALRESDTDLARPIEVVSFTEEEGASFAPGLLGSSVATGERDLDTALGYEHDGRTLDAALSDIGYRGDGVLDAGAWDAWVELHIEQGTRLESAGANAGVVTDITGITHCEAVVEGQADHAGATPMDARTDALAAASEFVLDVEDAATDAAGGQGTAVGTVGSLDVSPNATNVVPGRVELGVDVRDVAYDTMDDVVAAARDSLDRLESERGVNTSLSRPFDVPPAPMAERVRDAATDAAEENGQSSLALHSGAAHDTMHVARVTDAGLLFAPSEGGFSHSPREWTDWADCRDAVRVLAGTLARLAGR, translated from the coding sequence ATGGACGTCTCTCTCGACCGCCTGCGGGACGACATCGAGGCGAACGCCGCGTTCGGCGCGACCGGCGACACCGGCCGCACGAACCTCACGGGGAGCGACGCGAACCGGGACGCCCGCGACCACCTCGTAGCGCGGATGGAAGACGCGGGCCTCGACGTGCGCGTGGACGCCGTGGGGAACATCGCGGGCCGGTGGGTCCCCGCGTCCGCGGACGCCGACGCGCCGGCCGTGGCGTCCGGAAGTCACCTCGACTCCGTGCCGAACGGCGGTATCTTCGACGGCCCGCTCGGCGTGTACGGCGCGCTCGAAGCCGTGCGCGCGCTCCGGGAGTCCGACACCGACCTCGCCCGGCCGATAGAGGTCGTGTCGTTCACCGAGGAGGAAGGCGCGTCGTTCGCCCCCGGCCTCCTCGGATCGTCGGTCGCCACGGGCGAACGCGACCTCGACACCGCGCTCGGGTACGAACACGACGGCCGGACGCTCGACGCGGCGCTCTCCGACATCGGCTACCGCGGCGACGGCGTGCTCGACGCGGGCGCGTGGGACGCCTGGGTGGAACTCCACATCGAACAGGGAACCAGGCTCGAATCCGCGGGCGCTAACGCGGGCGTCGTCACGGACATCACGGGCATCACGCACTGCGAGGCGGTCGTCGAGGGGCAGGCCGACCACGCGGGCGCGACGCCGATGGACGCGCGGACGGACGCGCTGGCCGCCGCGAGCGAGTTCGTGCTCGACGTGGAGGACGCCGCCACCGACGCCGCGGGCGGCCAGGGAACCGCGGTCGGCACTGTCGGGAGCCTGGACGTCTCGCCGAACGCGACGAACGTCGTCCCCGGCCGCGTCGAACTCGGCGTCGACGTCCGGGACGTGGCGTACGACACGATGGACGACGTCGTGGCCGCGGCCCGCGACTCACTCGACCGACTCGAATCCGAGCGCGGCGTGAACACCTCGCTCTCGCGGCCGTTCGACGTGCCGCCCGCGCCGATGGCCGAGCGCGTGCGGGACGCCGCCACCGACGCCGCCGAGGAGAACGGCCAGTCGAGTCTCGCGCTGCACTCGGGCGCGGCGCACGACACGATGCACGTCGCACGCGTCACCGACGCCGGACTGCTGTTCGCGCCCTCCGAGGGCGGGTTCTCCCACAGCCCCCGCGAGTGGACGGACTGGGCGGACTGCCGGGACGCCGTCAGAGTGCTCGCCGGGACACTCGCGCGACTCGCCGGCCGGTAA
- a CDS encoding helix-turn-helix domain-containing protein — protein MDDVLSELPPSAKLVVKVLEYNGGLTQKEIVEKSRLSQRTVRDALDRLQENDLVEKDIYIPDARQNLYRLALAESDDGEEEEAAKAEALLD, from the coding sequence ATGGACGACGTACTCTCCGAGTTGCCGCCGAGCGCGAAACTGGTCGTGAAAGTGCTCGAATACAACGGCGGCCTGACCCAGAAGGAAATCGTCGAGAAGTCCCGGCTCTCCCAGCGAACCGTCCGGGACGCTCTCGACCGCCTCCAGGAGAACGACCTCGTGGAGAAGGACATCTACATCCCCGACGCCCGCCAGAACCTCTACCGACTCGCGCTCGCGGAGAGCGACGACGGGGAGGAAGAAGAGGCAGCGAAAGCAGAAGCCCTTCTAGACTAA
- a CDS encoding helix-turn-helix domain-containing protein codes for MADQRVPVECAGNDWCSITATASLIGKKWHPVIIHRLLRADALGFNELQEDVDGISSKVLSESLDDLEEHSLVNREVVQDKPVRVRYSLTDLGESLEPVVQSLAAWGEQHLEPAENLV; via the coding sequence ATGGCCGACCAACGGGTTCCCGTGGAGTGCGCCGGCAACGACTGGTGTTCCATCACTGCGACCGCCTCCCTCATCGGGAAGAAGTGGCATCCCGTCATCATCCACCGACTCCTCCGCGCGGACGCCCTCGGATTCAACGAACTCCAGGAGGACGTCGACGGCATCTCCAGTAAGGTGCTCTCGGAGAGCCTCGACGACCTCGAGGAGCACAGCCTCGTGAACCGCGAGGTCGTGCAGGACAAACCCGTGCGGGTGCGGTACTCGCTCACCGACCTCGGCGAGTCGCTCGAACCGGTGGTGCAGTCGCTCGCGGCGTGGGGCGAACAACACCTCGAACCGGCGGAAAACTTAGTCTAG
- a CDS encoding acyl-CoA synthetase yields the protein MSSHNLPDYEAERDGFDWSRFFDEADWDAPEHLNIAHECVDRYADTDRVALRYAGSDGSRESLSFAELAERSNRFANVLETHTDPGDRVVSYMPRIPEHYVALVGALKAGRVWGSVNERYGPDGIAYRLDDCDAAVAVTTDENRDTVGDALDDAPSVHTVVTVGGGEPGDVRYERALADADPTYEAAETSGDSNALLYYTSGTTGPAKGVLHEHRWVAGVAATQYYAVDLTEDDLYWSTGDIGWLTGVINTLGAWFWGTELFVYDGEFDPADWAALLDEYPISVLFSVPTAYRMFREREDVLDGVDLDLRHALSIGEPLSAGVVDWGEETLGVTIHDTYGQTETGNMIINNYPTMELRPGSMGKPLPGITAAVVDPDTGEELPPGETGVIAQRGDYPCFFAGYWDNPEKTADCFVEGPDGDEWYLSGDLASRDEDGYFWFEGRADDVILSSGYRIGPFDVESSLGEHPAVAEAAVVPKPHPERGNIVKAYVTLSEGYEGDDDLTGEIQSHVKSELAAHEYPREIEYVEELPKTVTGKIRRTELRDRTED from the coding sequence ATGTCGTCTCACAACCTCCCCGACTACGAGGCCGAACGCGACGGATTCGACTGGAGCCGGTTCTTCGACGAGGCAGACTGGGACGCGCCCGAACACCTGAACATCGCCCACGAGTGCGTCGACCGATACGCCGACACCGACCGGGTCGCGCTCCGGTACGCCGGCAGCGACGGCTCCCGGGAGTCGCTCTCCTTCGCGGAACTCGCCGAGCGCTCGAACCGGTTCGCGAACGTCCTCGAAACCCACACCGACCCCGGCGACCGCGTCGTCTCGTACATGCCGCGGATCCCCGAGCACTACGTCGCGCTGGTCGGCGCGCTGAAGGCCGGCCGGGTCTGGGGGAGCGTGAACGAGCGCTACGGGCCGGACGGGATCGCGTACCGGCTCGACGACTGTGACGCCGCCGTCGCCGTCACCACCGACGAGAACCGCGACACCGTCGGGGACGCGCTCGACGACGCGCCGTCCGTCCACACCGTCGTCACCGTCGGCGGCGGCGAACCCGGGGACGTCCGGTACGAGCGCGCGCTCGCCGACGCCGACCCGACCTACGAGGCCGCCGAAACCTCGGGCGACTCGAACGCGCTCCTCTACTACACGTCCGGAACCACGGGCCCCGCGAAGGGCGTTCTGCACGAGCACCGCTGGGTCGCGGGCGTCGCCGCAACCCAGTACTACGCCGTCGACCTCACCGAGGACGACCTCTACTGGAGCACCGGCGACATCGGCTGGCTCACGGGCGTCATCAACACGCTCGGCGCGTGGTTCTGGGGAACCGAACTGTTCGTCTACGACGGCGAGTTCGACCCGGCGGACTGGGCGGCCCTGCTCGACGAATACCCGATCAGCGTGCTGTTCAGCGTTCCGACCGCCTACCGGATGTTCCGCGAGCGCGAGGACGTGCTCGACGGCGTCGACCTCGACCTCCGGCACGCGCTCTCCATCGGGGAACCGCTCTCCGCCGGCGTGGTCGACTGGGGCGAGGAGACCCTCGGTGTCACCATCCACGACACGTACGGTCAGACCGAGACGGGGAACATGATCATCAACAACTATCCCACGATGGAACTCCGCCCCGGCAGCATGGGAAAACCCCTCCCCGGAATCACGGCCGCCGTCGTCGACCCGGACACCGGAGAGGAACTCCCGCCGGGCGAGACCGGCGTCATCGCCCAGCGCGGCGACTACCCGTGCTTCTTCGCGGGCTACTGGGACAACCCGGAGAAGACGGCCGACTGCTTCGTCGAGGGTCCTGACGGCGACGAGTGGTATCTCTCCGGCGACCTCGCGTCCCGGGACGAGGACGGCTACTTCTGGTTCGAGGGGCGCGCGGACGACGTCATCCTCTCGTCCGGCTATCGGATCGGCCCCTTCGACGTCGAGTCGTCGCTCGGCGAGCACCCCGCGGTCGCGGAGGCCGCGGTCGTTCCGAAACCGCACCCCGAGCGCGGCAACATCGTGAAGGCCTACGTGACGCTCTCGGAGGGCTACGAGGGCGACGACGACCTCACTGGCGAGATACAGTCGCACGTGAAGTCCGAACTCGCGGCGCACGAGTACCCCCGCGAGATCGAGTACGTGGAGGAACTCCCGAAGACGGTGACGGGGAAGATCCGGCGCACCGAACTCCGAGACCGGACGGAGGACTAG